A window from Kovacikia minuta CCNUW1 encodes these proteins:
- the polA gene encoding DNA polymerase I: MASSTSTPTKPLLILVDGHSLAFRSYFAFAKGRDGGLRTKTGIPTSVSYGFLKALLETMETEKPQYVAIAFDMGEKTFRHEADETYKEGRPEAPEDFMPDLENLQELLTALNLQILTMPRYEADDIIGTLVRKATANGFRVKILTGDRDLFQLIDPDQNTSVLYMSTTYGKGTPPPREFGAEQVKEKLGVLPSQVVDFKALCGDASDNIPGVKGIGEKTAVQLLSEYGSLEQIYASLDQVKGAVRKKLEEGRDDALRSQYLAQIHLDVPIEINLEAFKLQEMNDAAVIPLLEKLEFNSLLNRIRQLHRQFDGNLTEASETNAPSAKSVREDPDLWFFSAADTEAAQKEVPVAIAPQIIDTPAKLTELIQRLKTFTNPDTPVSWDTETTALEPRDADLVGIGCCWGEELSDMAYIPLGHTKGTNLDKATALEALRPILESADYPKALQNAKFDRLVFRCQGIKLTGVVFDTMLASYVLNPESRHNLSDLSSAYLGITAMSYTDLVPKGKAMADIDIPAVANYCGLDVYTTFLLVAKLRAKLEEVPTLHRLLLEVEQPLEPVLAEMEYCGVLIDRDYLKHFSQQLEQDLHAIEQRAYEAAGSTFNLGSPKQLSELLFETLGLDKKKSRKTASGGYSTDAQTLERLEGDHPIIEEIVEYRTLSKLKSTYVDALPALIRPDTGRVHTDFNQAIASTGRLSSSDPNLQNIPIRTEFSRQIRKAFIAEPEWVMVSADYSQIELRILAHLSQEPVLLETYQNNQDVHTLTARLLLEKENISSEERRLAKIINFGVIYGMGAQRFARESGMKQADAKTFIERFNERYSNVFKYLQQMQREAIANGYVETILGRRRYFDFGSESLRKLRGTKPDTIDLSKVKVRDQYDAQSLRAAANAPIQGSSADIIKVAMNQLHELIQDRQARLLLQVHDELVFEMPPQEWEALQTEIKSTMESAVELTVPLLVEIRAGENWMEAK, from the coding sequence TTGGCTTCCTCCACTTCAACCCCAACCAAACCGCTGCTGATTCTGGTCGATGGGCACTCCCTCGCCTTCCGCTCCTATTTTGCCTTTGCCAAGGGACGCGATGGTGGATTGCGTACCAAGACGGGGATTCCGACCAGCGTTTCCTATGGGTTTTTGAAAGCATTGCTGGAGACAATGGAAACGGAAAAGCCCCAATATGTGGCGATCGCCTTTGATATGGGCGAAAAAACCTTCCGTCATGAAGCCGACGAAACCTACAAGGAAGGCAGACCGGAGGCACCGGAAGATTTTATGCCTGACCTGGAGAATTTGCAGGAATTGTTGACCGCCTTGAACCTGCAAATTCTGACCATGCCCCGCTATGAAGCAGACGACATTATTGGCACGCTGGTTCGGAAGGCAACCGCCAATGGGTTTCGGGTCAAGATTTTGACGGGCGATCGGGATCTGTTCCAGCTCATCGATCCGGATCAGAATACTTCTGTGCTTTACATGAGTACCACCTACGGCAAGGGCACACCCCCACCACGAGAATTTGGGGCAGAGCAGGTGAAGGAGAAGCTGGGTGTTTTGCCGTCTCAGGTGGTGGATTTCAAAGCCCTCTGTGGCGACGCTTCCGACAATATTCCTGGGGTGAAGGGAATTGGCGAAAAGACTGCGGTTCAGTTGCTCAGCGAATACGGCAGCCTGGAGCAGATCTATGCCTCCCTGGACCAGGTAAAGGGGGCTGTGCGCAAGAAGTTAGAGGAGGGGCGCGACGATGCCCTGCGTTCCCAGTATCTAGCGCAAATTCATCTCGATGTGCCGATCGAAATCAACCTGGAAGCCTTCAAGCTTCAGGAGATGAATGACGCAGCGGTCATCCCCCTGCTGGAAAAGCTAGAATTCAACTCCTTGCTCAATAGAATCCGCCAGCTCCATCGCCAGTTTGATGGCAATCTGACCGAAGCATCTGAGACAAATGCCCCATCCGCCAAATCTGTCCGGGAAGATCCCGATCTCTGGTTTTTTAGTGCGGCAGACACGGAAGCGGCGCAGAAAGAAGTTCCAGTGGCGATCGCGCCCCAGATTATTGATACGCCTGCCAAGCTAACCGAACTGATTCAGCGACTGAAAACCTTTACCAATCCTGATACGCCCGTTTCCTGGGATACGGAAACCACCGCTCTGGAGCCACGGGATGCGGATCTGGTTGGAATTGGCTGCTGCTGGGGTGAGGAATTGTCCGATATGGCATACATTCCCCTGGGTCATACGAAGGGAACGAACCTGGACAAAGCTACCGCCCTGGAAGCGCTGCGCCCCATCCTGGAAAGTGCAGATTATCCCAAAGCCCTCCAAAACGCCAAGTTCGATCGCCTCGTTTTCCGCTGCCAGGGGATCAAACTAACGGGGGTTGTGTTTGACACGATGCTGGCGAGTTACGTCCTCAACCCGGAGAGCAGGCACAATCTCAGCGATCTGAGCAGTGCTTACCTGGGAATTACCGCCATGAGCTACACCGACCTGGTACCCAAAGGGAAGGCGATGGCGGATATAGACATTCCTGCCGTTGCCAACTACTGCGGTCTGGATGTGTACACCACCTTTTTGCTGGTGGCTAAGCTGCGGGCGAAGCTGGAGGAAGTGCCTACCCTGCATCGCCTATTGCTGGAGGTAGAGCAACCTCTGGAACCCGTCCTGGCGGAGATGGAGTATTGCGGTGTGCTGATCGATCGGGACTACCTGAAACATTTTTCGCAGCAGCTTGAGCAGGATTTGCACGCGATCGAACAACGGGCATACGAGGCAGCGGGCAGTACCTTCAATTTGGGGTCACCCAAACAACTCAGCGAATTACTGTTTGAAACGTTGGGGTTGGATAAGAAGAAATCCCGCAAAACCGCGAGTGGGGGATATTCTACCGATGCCCAAACGTTGGAGCGACTCGAAGGCGACCATCCCATTATTGAGGAGATCGTGGAGTACCGCACCCTTTCCAAGCTGAAGTCTACCTATGTGGATGCGCTGCCTGCCCTGATCCGTCCTGATACCGGGCGGGTGCACACCGACTTCAACCAGGCGATCGCCTCCACGGGTCGCCTATCTTCCTCCGACCCTAACCTGCAAAATATTCCGATTCGTACCGAGTTTAGTCGCCAGATTCGGAAGGCGTTTATCGCTGAACCAGAGTGGGTGATGGTGTCTGCGGACTACTCCCAGATTGAACTTCGGATTCTGGCACACCTGAGCCAGGAGCCGGTGCTGTTAGAGACTTACCAGAATAATCAAGATGTTCACACCCTTACCGCTCGGCTGCTCTTGGAAAAAGAGAACATTTCTTCGGAAGAACGTCGCCTTGCCAAGATCATTAACTTTGGGGTGATCTATGGTATGGGCGCTCAGCGGTTTGCACGGGAATCCGGAATGAAACAGGCAGACGCCAAAACGTTTATTGAACGGTTTAACGAACGCTATTCGAATGTGTTTAAGTATTTGCAACAGATGCAGCGCGAGGCGATCGCCAATGGCTATGTGGAAACGATTTTGGGGCGGCGGCGTTATTTTGATTTTGGTAGCGAATCCTTACGAAAACTGAGGGGAACGAAGCCAGACACGATCGACCTCAGCAAAGTCAAAGTTCGTGACCAGTACGATGCCCAATCGCTGCGGGCTGCTGCCAACGCGCCGATTCAGGGTTCCAGCGCTGACATTATCAAAGTGGCAATGAATCAGTTGCATGAGCTGATCCAGGATCGACAGGCAAGACTTCTGCTACAAGTGCATGATGAACTGGTGTTTGAAATGCCACCCCAGGAATGGGAAGCCTTGCAGACTGAGATTAAATCCACAATGGAATCAGCGGTAGAATTAACCGTTCCCCTGCTGGTAGAAATCCGTGCTGGTGAAAATTGGATGGAGGCGAAATAA
- a CDS encoding IS110 family RNA-guided transposase, protein MTPEKIWVGIDVSKETLDVYILPQGLSLQLPNSEAGVQSLIEQLQEMSVHLVVLESTGGLERTVVVGLHNATIAVAVVNPRKVKGFAIALGKAKTDRIDAEVIARFAQSVNLQPQAVVAPIAQQLSDLMHRRQQLVEIQVAEKNRLARASQTVQPDIEEHLKHLAQRLDALNEQIQTLGQQQADWQRKDQILQSVKGIGPLTAALCLVELPELGKLNEKQIARLVGVAPLNQDSGKHKGKRRISGGRTRVRCGLYMAVLVATRHNPVIRDFYQRLLSKGKPKPVALVACIRKLLVILNAMIRDNTLWQTPA, encoded by the coding sequence ATGACACCTGAAAAGATATGGGTTGGGATTGATGTCAGTAAAGAGACACTGGATGTGTACATCCTGCCGCAGGGGTTGAGCTTACAGTTGCCCAACAGCGAGGCAGGAGTGCAAAGCCTGATTGAACAACTTCAAGAAATGTCAGTGCACTTAGTGGTGCTCGAATCGACGGGTGGATTGGAACGAACCGTTGTTGTGGGATTGCACAACGCTACGATTGCTGTTGCCGTCGTCAACCCTCGAAAAGTCAAGGGATTCGCCATTGCTTTAGGCAAAGCGAAGACCGACAGAATTGATGCCGAAGTCATTGCTCGCTTTGCTCAAAGTGTGAACCTGCAACCGCAAGCCGTCGTTGCCCCAATCGCACAACAACTCAGTGACCTGATGCACCGCCGTCAGCAATTGGTCGAAATCCAAGTGGCAGAGAAGAATCGCTTAGCGCGTGCCTCACAAACCGTGCAACCCGACATCGAAGAGCATCTCAAACACTTAGCGCAACGCCTCGATGCCTTGAATGAGCAGATTCAAACTCTCGGTCAACAGCAAGCCGATTGGCAACGCAAAGACCAGATTTTGCAATCGGTGAAGGGCATTGGTCCCCTCACTGCCGCTCTGTGTTTGGTGGAACTTCCCGAACTCGGCAAGCTCAACGAAAAACAGATTGCTCGTTTGGTCGGCGTCGCGCCCCTCAACCAGGACAGTGGCAAACACAAAGGCAAACGCAGGATTTCTGGAGGACGCACTCGCGTTCGTTGTGGGTTGTATATGGCAGTTCTGGTTGCCACTCGTCACAACCCTGTCATTCGAGACTTCTATCAACGCTTGCTCTCAAAAGGCAAACCTAAACCTGTTGCCCTCGTTGCCTGTATCCGCAAGCTTCTGGTCATTCTCAATGCCATGATTCGCGACAACACGCTCTGGCAAACTCCTGCTTAG